The nucleotide window AAGCGCCCCCGGAATCCCGGAGACCGTATTGCTTGAGCCGCGCCCCGGTGGTGGACCCAGCGAGTTTTGAATCATAAGCGGCTTGCGCCTCGACAGGTGGAACGTTGCCGGTCGGCTTGAGCAGTTGCGGATGGTTGAACCAGTCGACTCGTTCGAGCGTGTGGCCATTTCGACGGCCTGCAGCTTGCGCCACGGCCCAAGCCAATGGATCACTTCTGCCTCGTACCGGCCGTTAATCGTATCAGCCCCTGCATTGTCGTAGGGGTCCCCCAAGCCGCCCACCGACGGCTTCACCGGACTTGCACCTCGATTCAAGTGTTGCTCGTAGCAAAGGCGATATCGGCATATCAAGAAACGAATTTTTACGTACGTTAAGGCCGCAGACGTCCCGTCGCTAGCGACCGTAGTGCACTATTTTCAGGAAGACGAAACCAGACAGCGAATGTTGCAGGAGATTCACGAGTGACCTGCGGGTCGAAGCATCGGATATGTAAACAGGAAAAAGTGCAGCACGTTCAGACCAAAATGGGCCAGCACGGCGGCCTGAAGTCCGCCGAAGCGATAAGCCAACCCATATCCGATTCCCGCGACGCTCCCCATCACCAGCCATTGCCATCCACCTGAAATATGCAACAGCCCGAACAATAGCGCTGCTGTGCAAAGGGCAAGCGCATCTCCGTAGGATCGCTGCTTGAGCAGACGGCTTAGGCCACCCTGCAGATAGCCGCGAAACAAGGCCTCTTCGGTGAAAGTGACGAGAAGCAGATTGTTCAGCAGCCACAGCCAGCTGGCGGACGGCCATTTGGGCGCCCACGTGACGAGTCCGAGCATTACTGCAACGGCCAGGCAAGCCGCCGCCGTAATCAGTAAACCACCGATACCTGATATCAACGACGCACGCAGTTCGTGTTGAGGCCGAATCCAGGGTAACACCAACAGCAGCCAGAAGCCAATCAGAGGCTTGTCGAGGTTGAGATACATCGTGAATGGCGCGGCATCCAGCGTGAAGCGTTCTGGGCCGATAACCCGCGGATTATGAAAGCCGGGTAGCCAATGCATGCTCAATGCGATTGCGAGCACGATGAACAGTGCGTGCCCAATGTATTGGACGTGTGCATTGCGGTTCGACCGTACGGCATAGGCGGCAAGGAGAAGCGACGCAACGGGGATGGCCGCCTGTAATCCGAGCTGCCCATTCGCCAGCGCAGCGCCATAGCCCAGGACAAGCAGCCCCAGACTCAGCCATCGAATCGCGGACAACCATGTCGCCGGCACGGCAAGGAAAATTGCAACCCACGGTAACGCAAACATGTCGGCTCCTGGGAATTGATCGCCCGGAAGCCAGGCTAATTGTCTGGACATAACCATGTCAGGCCGAAGCATACCCTAACCTGACGCTAGGAAAGCCTGTCGGAAACGTCAGGATAGAGCCGTCTTTCCAATTGTTCGACACATTGCCCCGAACTTCGTAGTTTTCAAGCTGAGATTTTCATTGGATGTGCGTCGTGAAGAACGCTCAGCGAGTCGGCTATGTGCGGGTCAGTACGTTCGAGTAGAGCGCCGAACACCAGCTTGACGGCGTCGAGCTGGATTGCAGCTTTACCGACAAGGCGTCGGGCAAGGGCACGAAACGCCCACAACTCGAGGCGCTGAGTTTTATGCGAGCCGGCGACACGCGGTGATTCACAGCATGGACCGCTTCGCGCGAAAGCTCGACGATCTGCGGCATATCGTCCAATCTCTCACGCAGCGCGATGTACGCATCGAATTTAAAAAGGAGAGCTTGGCGTTCACGGGCGAGGACTCGTCCATGGTGAACCTTATGCTATCAGTTCGTCATTCAACGCGTTATCGGTAACCGCCCGCCCCTGACCGTATAGGCGCCTGATGAAGGCGAAGCCATGCTTTCCCGGAGCACAAATGTGACTGCGTCCACAAAGGAATGGACAAGATGCCGCCAAGACCTTCAAGGCAATTCAAGATGGATTGCGCGTGCACTTACTGTAGTGGACTTTCACCTCCGAATGAGTGTGCCGCTGCCCGGCGCATCAATAAAATGACGTTCGGTCACCCGAACGCCCACTTCAGTGCGAAAAAATCACGTTCCGCTAAAAACTAAAGACTCAGCGTTCGGGTTCCTTTCTATCAGAACTCGTAGCCAATTTGAGCACGCACCCCGACATCGCCTGTGGACGTGCCCGAAATTGCTGTGTTCACCAGCCACTTGCTGTCCCGCGTGCGGTACGTCCCGCCGACTGCCACCGCGCTACCGCTCTTGTAGTTGGCCACGCCGGCCGCAACGACCGTTTTTCCGGGACCCGAAGGAGTCATGTTGGGCATCGCCATCGCAGCAGCGACACCAGCATACGCGTTCTTTGCGACCTGACCGATTGCACGGTTCGTATCGTTGAAACGCTGGTCGACTGAGTTGCTCAGATCACTGACTTGCCTTGTGGTGTCCGCCTTCACATCGGCCACCGATTGATTCAGCTGCCCGACATTGACCGCGTCGGTCGTTGCCGTACCAGCGGCTACGTTAGTGATCTGACGCTCGCCACCTGTCGCACCGACCGACACAGAGTTGGCACGGTCAGCGACCGAGCCCGAACCAAGTGCGACCGAACCACTGCCTGTTGCCGCCGCGTCTGAGGCGCTTGCGACCTGATTGTCTGAAATACCCCCATTCGAGCCATTGTTGCCACCGAGGCCCTCGACGTTCGTCACGCGGCTGTCGATACTGCTAACCTGGTCCTTCAGTTGCGAGAATTGACCGTAGTTCACCGCATCGTACTGGCCCTTGCCGTCGGCCACGTTCGTCAGAATCACCGGGTCGCCACTCATGCCGAACCCGCCCAGCGTGACCTGGCTCCTGTTCGAACCGGCATCGTAGACCACTGCGTCCATTACGACACCGCCTGCGCCAAGCAGACCCGCGCTCTTGAGCTGCGCCACGTTCACCGCATCCGAATCCGCTTCACCGGCAGCCACACCCGACAGCACGCGATTGCCCGCGGTACCCGCAAAGTTCACTGCCTGGCCGTCCGTGTTTTTACCAACCGTCAGCGTTTCGCCTGCCGCCGCCTGCTGGACCATGCCCACACTACCGTTGTTCAGGTTGTTATGGATCGTGGTGATGTCGCTCTCCACCGTTGTCACCCGACCATCAATGCCGCTCACGCGGCTGTCGACACCCTTCAACTGCGCGACGTTCACTGCGTCCATGTCGGCCACACCAGCCGCCACGTTGCGCAGCGCCACTGGATCCGCACCCGTGCCGCCCAGCGTCACGCTGTCGTGCGACGACGAGTCGTACTTCACCGCATCGGCCAACTGGCCGCTGAAGCCGCCCATGCTCTGGTTGATGGTCGTGAGACTGTCTTCCACGGTCGAGACCCGGCCGTCGATGTTCGTCACCTGCGTGTCGATCGTGCTGATGTCGCCTGCGTTCTTCGCCACGTCCTGGTTGGTCGCGTATAGTTGCGAACCGTTCATCGCGTCCGTGCTGG belongs to Burkholderia sp. GAS332 and includes:
- a CDS encoding Autotransporter adhesin; protein product: MNKSYRVVWNASTGTWDVVSELAKERQKSSSRRVMRTVLAFGVAVGGMALAGSASAYVAGRGAEDLSGFGTAVGDGALARGCELGGASSPLANTYRCNTAVGTNAYADKGSVALGDASTATGVYSTALGSGALATEKGATALGGYSSATGTSSTALGYSASASSSNSVAIGESANATATNSVALGSKSTTTANLAAAGYNPGSGTLSGAASTTNGEVSVGASGKERRVTNVAAGGADTDAVNVSQLKSEATKSNAIGANTASALGGGSTYNATTGAITGTTYNVAGEVQHDVGSALAALNSATVQFNGTGGAADVKNKKIENVAAGTLSSASTDAMNGSQLYATNQDVAKNAGDISTIDTQVTNIDGRVSTVEDSLTTINQSMGGFSGQLADAVKYDSSSHDSVTLGGTGADPVALRNVAAGVADMDAVNVAQLKGVDSRVSGIDGRVTTVESDITTIHNNLNNGSVGMVQQAAAGETLTVGKNTDGQAVNFAGTAGNRVLSGVAAGEADSDAVNVAQLKSAGLLGAGGVVMDAVVYDAGSNRSQVTLGGFGMSGDPVILTNVADGKGQYDAVNYGQFSQLKDQVSSIDSRVTNVEGLGGNNGSNGGISDNQVASASDAAATGSGSVALGSGSVADRANSVSVGATGGERQITNVAAGTATTDAVNVGQLNQSVADVKADTTRQVSDLSNSVDQRFNDTNRAIGQVAKNAYAGVAAAMAMPNMTPSGPGKTVVAAGVANYKSGSAVAVGGTYRTRDSKWLVNTAISGTSTGDVGVRAQIGYEF